GGATATGGGGACAAACATGATGATACAGGAGAGAGGTTTCGCTTACTTGACTGATTTCACGTGAAGCAGCACTTCTCTTGGCTGTCTGACTGTCCTCTAGTCGATATCCTGAATATTTTTGGTCAGCAACACCATAACAGGAGTATTTTCCTTAAGATAATGCATGATGCGTACATAATATGGGGATTGGTTTAGTGACGTATGCCACagttggttttgaatttgtgactgatgtatttttttccccatccgcaaatgttttatttaaattcctttGTGCAACAGGTATGACGAATGGGTGAAAGCTGATAGGATAATATGGCCTGTTGATAAAGGAGGAACAAagagaagacaaaaaaagaaagtgaaggTAGGAGGCCAAAATGTTAGGACATTTTTTCCAATGTATGGTGTTCTGGGATACAGCTCTAACAGCTCTGCCATTTTTAACAGAACAAAGATGATGGGGAGAAGGAGGAAGACAAACCGCCCAAACCAGTGGCAAAACGTGGCCGTCCTCCACTAAAATCCACCCCTCCTGGCACCTCCCGCAGTGTATCCAAAACTTCTAACAGTGAGAGCAGACCTGGCACTAAAACCCCCCGTCTCTCAGACACTCTACCCAATGGAGAGGGTAAGACTTTACACTTTTGTAGTCAGATTGTTTGTACGGGCGTCCATTGTTTTACAAGTCTTTTTACAACTGTGTTTGTGCTCAGTGATACTGACAGTGTTTTCTGACAGGAACTCCTCGTCGGCGCACAAGGAAAACCTCTGGCATGTACGATTCCGACAGGGCATCTAATGGTATGTTTGAACAGCGATTGATCTTCGTGAAGATCTTAAGCCACTGGAATGCAAAGCAGTTATGTAAAACTTTCCCTGCTTTCTCTGCAGATTCAGGAAACTCATCAGACGAAAGTGAGGGTGAGGACACTCCTGAGAAAAAGCCTGAATGGGCAGAAAAGACAGATCCTGCAACAGCCCggaagcaggaggaggaggaggaggaggaagaagaagaggaggaggaagaagaagaagaggaggaggaggaggaagaagaagaagaagaagaggaggagaaagGAAAGGTGGAGGATGCTGAGGTCGAGCCCGTGGGTCCCAAAATCCCTCAGGAGAAACCACAATCGCCGGAGGCAAGTGAGCCGGAGAAACCTGAGGAAGAAGCGGCAATGTCGCCTGACTCTGGTGACGGTTCTCCCAAACTGAGAGCAAAAAGGGCTCGTCAAAGAGAACCTGGCTCTGAGACTCTGATACAGCTGCCTGCTGCAACAAACCAGGCAGAGCCCAAGGGGCCTGGCACTCTTCCTCGCCAGCCTAAGAAGCCTCAGGATAGTGAGCACATTAGCACTACAGAGCAAGTGCCTGAAACAGCTGGCTCTGACACGGATTCAGCCACTGAAGACATCGGCCCACCAGAGAGGAGTTGCATAGCCAAGCGCAAAGCCACGGAGTTTTGGACTCCAGAAAAGAAGATTCGCCTTGAGGACAAATTGGAGCCAAAAACTCCGTCACCAGAGAAGAAATCAGACAACGAACGACCAAAAGAGAATGTTCAAGAGACAGAAGAACCCCTTGCACCACCAGTTCCAACAGTAGTAGTAGCTCCTCCTGAAGTCCCAGAGGTCAAGACGGAAATGCCTGCTCTTACCAAAGAAGTCCAGATAAGAGTAGAACCTCTTTCAAGCTTGTGCACAATTAAGGAAGACTCTTCAGCAATCACTGATGAAGAGACGATGCCGCAGATAGGCGCAGAGGCATTAATGTGTCACGAGGTAGATCTAGATGACCCTGAAGAGAAGGACAAGCCATCAGGAGAGGAGCCACTGGTGCTAAGGGAGGAAAAGACTAATGCTTCCAACTTGGCCGTAGCTCAGGTGCAGGCCCAGCAGCCCTCCTTCCATCTTCCTCCTAGCCTGACGACAGCAGCGCCTCCTCAGCTGTGTTCTCCATCCTCCGCTCCCAGCCCAGACGAGTCTCACAGCACCAAAAGTGAGAGCGACGCCACCATCGAAGCAGACAGCATGGCCGAGTCACACGAGGGACTCTGTGAGAACTTTGACGCTAGTGCGAGCTCCAGCAACTCCAGCATTTCCCTGCAGGAGAGGGATGCCAAGGACAAAGGTTGGTGTGAGCTGCTCATAAATTATCCTTCTGCTTATAAAATGCCTAGATTGTATGTGACCAGGTCTTTTGTCTTGTGTAATATTTACGTTCTGTGCTATTTAAGGTCAGAAAAGATTGCATGACTGCAACAGTGGCTTATCTGCCAAGAAGCAGAAACGTAACCAGAAACGGTTAGGAGCTGCTTCTGCTGCAGAAAAAAACGGAGCAGGTAAGAACATGGTTTTAAAGGAAATATGTAGACAAGGATCTATCTAGGATCGGTAGATGTTGGTGCAAGCCATAGAAATGTAGTTTGTTTTAGGCTCGTTTGCGCCAGTGACTGGTGAGGTAAAGTAGAGCTTTTAGATTGTTGCAAATTAAGGGTGGATGATACGAAAACTTCCATAACTATAAAACTAATGTTTCAATGATgtgcaaaatgttttatgttattaaattGTCCATCAAGCTGCCAGTAAGACAGTGGTGATGCATTTAAAAAACGAGTTCGATAAAGATTATTACGTCTGCATGCTTCAAAATAGCTAAttatagggatgggaatcatcaGGGACGACCCGGTATGATATCACAATACCCAAGTGCTGATTCGATTTCCATTAAgtatcaaaatgtaaaaaaaataaaataaataaatttctgagacataaaagcaaaaacaaattgGCTCCTACCACACCAGTGTGTGCCAATGGGTGACTAGTGcccaccacctgcaggattatacaGGAACTGCAACTTTTCACCACCTTATAAGCAAAAGTattacagttaaaaataaattccacaaaaatgattttaatcTTTGACGATACATGAATCGCCATAAATCTACATAAATCGAGAATTTAGACCTGCTTTACAttttgtctatactgcttttttttattttttttattcttaaggtCACAGCAGCGACAGTGAAGACCTGTCTGCCATGGACACCTCTACTAAACTGACTCCAGTAAAACACTCCAGCCTGGCCAAGGCCCATAAGCTCTCTCGCTCCCCTGGCCATGCTTCTCCCAGCAGTAAAGACATGGAGAAAGACAAGCACAAAGACAAGCAGTCCTTCCCCTCTCCACGCACATACAAATGGACTTTCCAGCTGAGTAAGTCCCTTTTAATCCACGTGGGTTTGCTCTGTGTAAATTGTTGGATTGTGGGTTACCATacagtgtgtttttgttgtttctcaGTGGAGGTAATGTACCCACTTTTCACTGGAcactttattgatttttaatattctttatgCAGATGAGCTAGACAACATGTCGAGCACTGAGAGAATTTCCTTTTTACAAGACAAGCTTCAGGAAATCCGAAAATACTACATGTCGTTGAAATCGGAGGTGGCCTCCATCGACAGGAGGCGGAAGAGATtaaaaaagaaggagagagaaggtATGGTTTTctaattaattgaaaaaataaaagtcgACAGCAGTCAGATTTAGTGTTCagtgctgtgtgtatgtgcaatTAACCAAAGTTTCCTGTGTGCTTGGCAGTGTCCCACACCACAGCATCTACATCCTCTGGCTCATCAGACACAGGCATGAGTCCATCCTCAGCTTCACCCACTCAGAACACTGTAGCTGTGGAGTGCAGGTGATAAAATACCACGCCTGTTTATCCCTCCACTCTGCCCACCTCTGCCTTCTCAGCATCTCTGCTGCCTCGATGGAGACGTGCATACTGATGAGCCAGAGCAAGCAGCCATAGCACTCAATTGCCCtgcctccttctcctcctccaccCTTTCCCGTCCCCCGATCCTCGTGGCCACTCCCACCTTCCTGCACTTTGTAAACTGATCTTGCCTCTCACT
This genomic stretch from Clarias gariepinus isolate MV-2021 ecotype Netherlands chromosome 13, CGAR_prim_01v2, whole genome shotgun sequence harbors:
- the arid4a gene encoding LOW QUALITY PROTEIN: AT-rich interactive domain-containing protein 4A (The sequence of the model RefSeq protein was modified relative to this genomic sequence to represent the inferred CDS: substituted 2 bases at 2 genomic stop codons) — translated: MXLPRLGXPIGFRETQPWLNSLLFRLCFATQASGERTYRSIDQNQAGLPQTASTMKVADEPAYLTVGTDVSAKYRGAFCEAKIKTVKRMVKVKVVLKGDSTSQVVQDDQVKGPLRVGSTVEVKSAEGVFIEAVISKLTDASWYTVVFDDGDEKTLRRTSLCLKGERHFAESETLDQLPLTNPEHFGTPVIGKKTNRGRRSSQAVVEDEKESSSSEEEEDDRRRLSDDLLGKVAFVQTGPDQACWFHALVISPSCNDDITVKKDQCLVRSFADSKFHTVGRNDVQELCVETMCESEHSDKIGFKEALLFIKTKQIPDTWKMDMSEILESSSSDEGEGKESEEEEKEPEPEEPDDEPDPEERDHFLQQLYKFMEDRGTPINKPPVLGYKDLNLFKLFRLVHHHGGCDNIESGSVWKQVYMDLGIPILNSAASYNVKTAYKKYLYGFEEYCRSAQIQFRTVHHNEPRPVVQPDVKTVKQEKEIESEDKGDQTQQAKAEPEASKDQPDGDESDGEDEKTRKDICSPRGRRRCTVTPLKMEGKEPVKQEKVKEEKKREEVRVGEGSGEEQKEKTEGDNLGKRRSRRLEESDKDSDEDDQEEDDDEDDDSEKSRLRERDEREDEDGGEESEHSVTGTKVKVKYGKGKTQKIYEANIKNTETDDGEVLYLVHYYGWNVRYDEWVKADRIIWPVDKGGTKRRQKKKVKNKDDGEKEEDKPPKPVAKRGRPPLKSTPPGTSRSVSKTSNSESRPGTKTPRLSDTLPNGEGTPRRRTRKTSGMYDSDRASNDSGNSSDESEGEDTPEKKPEWAEKTDPATARKQEEEEEEEEEEEEEEEEEEEEEEEEEEEEEEKGKVEDAEVEPVGPKIPQEKPQSPEASEPEKPEEEAAMSPDSGDGSPKLRAKRARQREPGSETLIQLPAATNQAEPKGPGTLPRQPKKPQDSEHISTTEQVPETAGSDTDSATEDIGPPERSCIAKRKATEFWTPEKKIRLEDKLEPKTPSPEKKSDNERPKENVQETEEPLAPPVPTVVVAPPEVPEVKTEMPALTKEVQIRVEPLSSLCTIKEDSSAITDEETMPQIGAEALMCHEVDLDDPEEKDKPSGEEPLVLREEKTNASNLAVAQVQAQQPSFHLPPSLTTAAPPQLCSPSSAPSPDESHSTKSESDATIEADSMAESHEGLCENFDASASSSNSSISLQERDAKDKGQKRLHDCNSGLSAKKQKRNQKRLGAASAAEKNGAGHSSDSEDLSAMDTSTKLTPVKHSSLAKAHKLSRSPGHASPSSKDMEKDKHKDKQSFPSPRTYKWTFQLNELDNMSSTERISFLQDKLQEIRKYYMSLKSEVASIDRRRKRLKKKEREVSHTTASTSSGSSDTGMSPSSASPTQNTVAVECR